Proteins from a genomic interval of Thiohalobacter sp.:
- a CDS encoding DesA family fatty acid desaturase, giving the protein MFDSILDFLSHGFLPLPWWGYVLVALGLTHVTIAAVTIYLHRHQAHRALKLSPVVAHFFRFWLWLTTGMVTAEWVAIHRKHHAKCETEDDPHSPVIKGIHTVLWRGAELYRDEAGNAETLRRFSQGTPDDWLENHLYRRHPTLGIALMLGLDLALFGVAGLAIWAVQMVWIPFWAAGVINGLGHWWGYRNFESPDCATNISPWGILIGGEELHNNHHAFPGSARLSSKWWEFDIGWFYIRVLEILGLARVDKVARAPVLDASRTEVDGDTLRALIRHRLHVMAGYAREVMLPVLREEWQCAGGRCRQSFRQARRLLLRDPGRVDGEGEGMLARLLARHERIKTVYSFRQRLTELWTSHGRSQEELLAALKDWCRQAEATGIRALAEFARRLPAYRAQPA; this is encoded by the coding sequence ATGTTCGATTCCATCCTTGATTTCCTGTCCCACGGGTTCCTTCCGCTGCCCTGGTGGGGTTACGTACTGGTGGCGCTGGGCCTGACCCATGTGACCATCGCCGCGGTGACCATCTATCTGCACCGCCATCAGGCGCACCGGGCGCTGAAGCTCAGCCCGGTGGTCGCACACTTCTTCCGCTTCTGGCTGTGGCTGACCACCGGCATGGTCACCGCCGAGTGGGTGGCCATCCACCGCAAGCATCATGCGAAGTGCGAGACCGAGGATGACCCGCACAGCCCGGTCATCAAGGGCATACATACCGTACTCTGGCGCGGCGCGGAACTCTACCGTGACGAGGCCGGCAATGCCGAGACCCTGCGCCGCTTCAGCCAGGGCACGCCCGACGACTGGCTGGAGAACCACCTCTATCGCCGGCATCCGACCCTTGGCATCGCCCTCATGCTGGGGCTGGACCTGGCCCTGTTCGGGGTCGCCGGTCTGGCGATCTGGGCGGTGCAGATGGTCTGGATCCCCTTCTGGGCCGCGGGCGTCATCAATGGTCTCGGCCACTGGTGGGGCTATCGCAACTTCGAGAGCCCGGACTGCGCCACCAACATCTCGCCCTGGGGCATCCTCATCGGCGGCGAGGAATTGCACAACAACCACCACGCCTTTCCGGGCTCGGCGCGACTGTCGAGCAAGTGGTGGGAGTTCGATATCGGCTGGTTCTACATCCGGGTTCTGGAGATCCTGGGGCTGGCGCGGGTGGACAAGGTCGCGCGGGCGCCGGTGCTGGATGCCAGTCGTACCGAGGTCGACGGCGATACCCTGCGTGCCCTGATCCGCCACCGCCTGCATGTGATGGCCGGCTACGCCCGCGAGGTGATGCTGCCGGTGTTGCGCGAGGAATGGCAGTGTGCCGGCGGTCGCTGCCGGCAGAGTTTCCGCCAGGCCCGGCGCCTGCTGCTGCGCGATCCCGGCCGGGTCGATGGCGAGGGCGAGGGCATGCTGGCGCGTCTGCTGGCGCGCCATGAGCGAATCAAGACCGTCTACAGCTTCCGCCAGCGCCTGACCGAGCTGTGGACCAGTCACGGCCGGTCGCAGGAAGAGCTGCTGGCCGCGCTGAAGGACTGGTGCCGGCAGGCCGAGGCCACCGGGATCCGCGCCCTGGCCGAGTTCGCCCGGCGCCTGCCGGCCTACCGGGCGCAACCGGCCTGA